From Pandoraea vervacti, the proteins below share one genomic window:
- a CDS encoding ankyrin repeat domain-containing protein, protein MRKFSMIRAFTLMSVLWLTACATAATSNTALVKAVVFDDTKAVQQALKAGVDPNATDEKGDPLLVIAMREKSVGVAKLLIEDKRTDLEATNRAGENAMMIASLQGLTPMVKLLIDKDAEVNKKGWAPLHYAATNGHDDIVKMLLDASAYVDAESPNGTTPLMMAARGGHITTCKVLLDGGADVRLKNQLKMTAVDFARQANHKEIADGLAKRLAETPALPAPAR, encoded by the coding sequence GCTCACCGCATGCGCCACTGCCGCCACTTCCAATACGGCGCTCGTCAAGGCCGTTGTCTTCGACGACACCAAGGCTGTCCAGCAGGCGCTCAAGGCGGGTGTCGACCCGAATGCCACGGACGAGAAGGGGGACCCGCTATTGGTGATTGCCATGCGCGAGAAATCCGTTGGCGTCGCCAAGCTGCTGATCGAGGACAAACGTACGGATCTCGAAGCGACCAATCGCGCCGGCGAGAACGCAATGATGATTGCGTCGCTGCAAGGCCTGACGCCGATGGTCAAGCTGCTCATCGACAAGGACGCCGAAGTCAACAAGAAGGGCTGGGCACCGCTGCACTATGCGGCGACGAACGGTCACGACGACATTGTGAAGATGTTGCTCGACGCGTCAGCCTACGTGGATGCCGAGTCGCCTAACGGCACCACCCCGCTGATGATGGCCGCGCGCGGCGGTCATATCACCACGTGCAAGGTGTTGCTCGACGGCGGCGCGGATGTGCGGCTGAAGAATCAGCTCAAGATGACGGCGGTCGATTTCGCCCGACAGGCGAATCATAAGGAAATCGCCGACGGCCTTGCCAAGCGTCTGGCGGAAACGCCGGCGTTGCCGGCACCGGCACGATAA